The following coding sequences are from one Humulus lupulus chromosome X, drHumLupu1.1, whole genome shotgun sequence window:
- the LOC133807376 gene encoding zinc finger protein ZAT10-like, with protein MALEALNSPTTATAPFHFEDVANLNYLEPWAKRKRSKRCRLDHPPTEEEYLALCLIMLARGGADQQRRKLTPTRAPVDHQMATTLPTKLSYKCSVCDKAFPSYQALGGHKASHRKGNGGELDQSTSSTTTNGTTTSAVGTVVSNSTVKAHECSICHKSFPTGQALGGHKRCHYEGGGASAASAAAATANSTLTTTSEGIGSTSHTHASLSQSHRGFDLNLPALPEYSRDFFVSGDDEVESPHPFKKIRLTISPPKIEIAEHHSN; from the coding sequence ATGGCTTTAGAAGCTTTGAACTCTCCTACTACCGCTACGGCTCCGTTTCACTTCGAAGACGTGGCCAACCTTAACTACCTGGAGCCATGGGCCAAGCGCAAGCGCTCCAAGCGTTGTCGTCTCGATCACCCTCCCACCGAAGAAGAGTATCTTGCTCTCTGCTTAATCATGCTCGCTCGCGGTGGTGCCGATCAACAGCGCCGGAAGTTGACTCCTACTCGTGCTCCGGTAGATCATCAGATGGCTACTACCTTGCCAACGAAGCTGAGTTACAAGTGCTCTGTTTGTGATAAGGCTTTTCCTTCTTATCAAGCTTTAGGTGGACACAAAGCTAGTCATAGGAAAGGAAACGGAGGAGAATTAGATCAGTCTACGTCTTCAACCACCACCAATGGCACCACTACGTCTGCCGTGGGTACCGTAGTATCTAACAGTACTGTTAAGGCTCACGAGTGTTCCATCTGCCACAAATCTTTCCCCACCGGTCAAGCCCTTGGGGGACACAAGAGGTGCCACTACGAAGGCGGGGGTGCCTCCGCGGCTTCCGCCGCAGCCGCCACTGCGAATAGCACTttgaccacaacctctgaaggcATAGGGTCCACTTCCCATACTCACGCCTCGTTGAGTCAAAGCCACCGCGGCTTTGACCTGAACCTACCGGCTCTACCAGAATACTCCCGCGATTTCTTCGTCTCCGGCGACGACGAGGTTGAAAGTCCCCACCCGTTCAAAAAGATCCGCCTTACGATCTCACCCCCGAAGATAGAAATCGCCGAACACCACTCAAATTAG